Part of the Neisseria brasiliensis genome is shown below.
TAAGCCATGGTCGTGATGAATTCATTTTCAACCGACTTAGAAAAAGCCAAGATAGCAAAGGTTATAAAAATAGAAGAGACTGGTAATACCAACGCAATATCCCAATAAAAGAGCTGCTTTATATAGCAGCTCTTTTCCATTTTGCTTATTGCGGCAAGATGATTTCCAAAACAAACTTACTGCCGACATAAGCCAACACCAAACTGCTGAAACCGATAATTGTCCAAATCGCTGCTTTTTTACCGCGCCATGCCATCATGCTGTGTTTCAGCAATAAGCCGCCGTAAATCAACCACGATAAAATGCCGAATACAGTTTTATGAGTAAAGGTGACCGGCTTGCCAAATACGCTTTCGGCGAAGAATGTTCCGCTGACCACAGAATAAGTCAATAACACAAAGCCAACCAACATACCGCGGAACATCAATTTTTCTAAGCTCAATAGTGGCGGTAGAAATGTGACCAATGATGACATTTTGCGCTTATGCAGACTTCGGTTTAACAGCAAAATCAATACGGCAAACAGCGTGACAATTCCGAATAAGCCGTATGCCAATAATGATGTGCCCACATGCAGCATAAAGGGGATATCGCTGATTTCATAACCGATGAATTTGCCTGGGAAAATCATGCCTAATAATAAAGACAGCGCCGCACACGGATATAAAAGTAATTGCAATCCGCGCAAACAATAAAAGAAGCTGCCTAAGCAATACATCATCAGCATCAGCCACACAATCAGGCTGATGGAATAACCGAATCCCGTAATCAACACTTGATCTCTGACGACCGGCAGCAATAAAGCCGCGCCATGTACCAGCAACGCCACGCCCAATACCATTAATTCGGCATGGATGGGATACGCCTGATCGCGGTGTTTTTTATGGCGCATCCACACAAAGCCCGACAATCCGGCGTACACCAGCATCAGGCAAATCAAAATTATCGGCATAACAAACTTTCTCTGTACGCATATTCATAACCGCGTACGATAGTGTAAAATAAAACCGATTTTATTTTATCAAATAATGCTCTCTTGTGGGCAGCTATTCTCATTATCAAGGATAAGCATGTTAGACAACTTAACCAACCGCTTCAGCAGCGTTTTGAAAAACATCCGCAGCCATGCAAAATTAACTGAAGACAATATTAAAGAAGCTTTGCGTGAAGTCCGCCTGGCTTTGCTGGAAGCCGACGTAGCCTTACCGGTCGTCAAAGAATTCATCAACAATGTCAAAGAAAAAGCACTCGGCCAAGAAGTCGCCGGCAGCCTGACACCCAACCAAGCCTTTATCGGCGTGGTGAACGATGCCCTGATTGAATTGATGGGCAAAGAAAACACATCGCTGGATTTATCCGTTGCACCGCCTGCTGTGGTATTGATGGCCGGTTTGCAAGGTGCGGGTAAAACCACAACTGTCGGCAAATTGGCGCGCTTGCTGAAAACCGAGCAAAAGAAAAAAATTCTGGTGGTGTCTGCCGACGTGTACCGCCCTGCTGCGATTGAACAATTGCGTTTATTGGCCGAACAAGTCGGTGTGGATTTCTTCCCTTCCGACATCAGTCAAAAACCGGTTGATATCGCTCGTGCCGCGGTGGATTATGCCAAGAAGCATTTCTATGATGTATTGATGGTCGATACTGCCGGTCGTTTGGCCATCGATGAAGAGATGATGAACGAAATCAAAGTGCTTCATGCGGCCGTTAATCCCGTGGAAACGCTGTTCGTCATCGACTCCATGCTGGGTCAAGATGCGGTAAACACTGCCCAAGCCTTTAACGAAGCCTTGCCACTTACCGGTGTTATCCTGACCAAAATGGATGGTGACGCGCGTGGTGGCGCGGCCTTGTCTGTGCGCCATGTCACCGGCAAACCGATTAAATTTATCGGTATCGGCGAGAAAGTTACCGGCTTGGAACCGTTCCACCCAGACCGCATCGCCAGCCGCATTTTGGGCATGGGCGATGTATTAAGCCTGATTGAAGACGTTCAGCGCGGCATCGATGAAGAAGCTGCCGCCAAAATGGCGAAGAAAATCCAAAAAGGCAAAGGCTTCGACCTGAATGATTTTAAAGAACAAATCCAGCAAATGCGCAACATGGGTGGCTTAGAAAGCCTGATGTCGAAAATGCCGGGCGAACTTGGCCAGATTTCCAAACAAATCCCTGAAGGCACTGCCGAAAAAGCCATGGGCAAAGTTGAGGCCATTATCAACTCGATGACTCCGAAAGAGCGTGCCAACCCTGCTTTAATCAAAGCCAGC
Proteins encoded:
- a CDS encoding cytochrome C assembly family protein, with protein sequence MPIILICLMLVYAGLSGFVWMRHKKHRDQAYPIHAELMVLGVALLVHGAALLLPVVRDQVLITGFGYSISLIVWLMLMMYCLGSFFYCLRGLQLLLYPCAALSLLLGMIFPGKFIGYEISDIPFMLHVGTSLLAYGLFGIVTLFAVLILLLNRSLHKRKMSSLVTFLPPLLSLEKLMFRGMLVGFVLLTYSVVSGTFFAESVFGKPVTFTHKTVFGILSWLIYGGLLLKHSMMAWRGKKAAIWTIIGFSSLVLAYVGSKFVLEIILPQ
- the ffh gene encoding signal recognition particle protein, producing the protein MLDNLTNRFSSVLKNIRSHAKLTEDNIKEALREVRLALLEADVALPVVKEFINNVKEKALGQEVAGSLTPNQAFIGVVNDALIELMGKENTSLDLSVAPPAVVLMAGLQGAGKTTTVGKLARLLKTEQKKKILVVSADVYRPAAIEQLRLLAEQVGVDFFPSDISQKPVDIARAAVDYAKKHFYDVLMVDTAGRLAIDEEMMNEIKVLHAAVNPVETLFVIDSMLGQDAVNTAQAFNEALPLTGVILTKMDGDARGGAALSVRHVTGKPIKFIGIGEKVTGLEPFHPDRIASRILGMGDVLSLIEDVQRGIDEEAAAKMAKKIQKGKGFDLNDFKEQIQQMRNMGGLESLMSKMPGELGQISKQIPEGTAEKAMGKVEAIINSMTPKERANPALIKASRKRRIAAGAGTNVQEVNKMLKQFEQSQQMMKMFSGNGMSKLMKMAKGMKGMKGMFPGT